The following coding sequences are from one Streptomyces sp. NBC_01485 window:
- a CDS encoding DUF2516 family protein — MAGFAGLVWVLYLAMLVLAVVALVMAALFRDDAYRAASKQNKGFWLIILGIAVAVNLLVPMLFLQLAGLVATIVFFVDVRPALRQISGGGGWGGRRGGSSSDGPYGPYNGGR, encoded by the coding sequence ATGGCAGGCTTCGCGGGGCTGGTGTGGGTGCTCTACCTCGCCATGCTGGTCCTCGCCGTGGTGGCGCTGGTGATGGCCGCTCTGTTCCGTGATGACGCGTACCGGGCCGCCAGCAAGCAGAACAAGGGCTTCTGGCTGATCATCCTCGGCATCGCGGTCGCGGTGAACCTCCTGGTGCCGATGCTCTTCCTGCAGCTCGCGGGGCTCGTCGCCACGATCGTCTTCTTCGTGGACGTACGGCCCGCCCTCCGGCAGATCTCGGGCGGCGGCGGCTGGGGCGGCCGACGCGGCGGAAGCAGCAGCGACGGCCCGTACGGCCCGTACAACGGCGGCCGATAG
- a CDS encoding cyclic GMP-AMP synthase DncV-like nucleotidyltransferase, translated as MNAYHQTQDNTDSAEQMLSMLLDGAVEVLDIAPDLHDTAIERYGEVGTWLAENGSPGWEIHSQGSFLLGTVVRPNTETGEYDIDLVCRLPLQRDSTTKEELKQRVGDQLVAYRRWKQRQGHTDGPESLEARRRCWTLGYPGFHLDVLPAIPDEEHPPTGILLTDKKLHKWQHSNPLGYADWFRARSELSRALLEKRLVASVAKVPEHHIRSTLQRLVQILKWHCMLFFADDPDNRPPSILLTTLAARAYRGEDDLFTGVRNVLAAMPYFIEKHDGQWRVSNPAHEDENFTDKWNEYPERREAYLSWFSEINTIMDNLALTESKGLHVVYSQLIKSFAPGPVMHSFASYGARMKAPTGQRMSATGLLSATAAGPRRKPNTNYGQHPGARG; from the coding sequence GTGAACGCGTACCACCAGACGCAGGACAACACCGACTCCGCCGAGCAGATGCTTTCCATGCTGCTCGACGGCGCCGTGGAAGTCCTCGACATCGCCCCTGACCTCCACGACACCGCCATCGAGCGGTACGGAGAAGTCGGAACCTGGCTCGCCGAGAACGGCAGCCCCGGATGGGAGATCCACTCCCAGGGCTCCTTCCTCCTCGGCACCGTGGTCCGCCCCAACACCGAGACCGGCGAGTACGACATCGACCTCGTCTGCCGGCTCCCGCTGCAACGGGACAGCACGACGAAAGAGGAACTCAAGCAGCGAGTCGGTGACCAACTGGTGGCCTACCGGCGCTGGAAGCAGCGCCAAGGCCACACCGACGGCCCCGAAAGCCTCGAAGCCCGCCGCCGCTGCTGGACCCTCGGGTACCCCGGCTTCCACCTCGACGTCCTGCCCGCCATCCCCGACGAGGAACACCCGCCCACCGGAATCCTCCTGACGGACAAGAAGCTCCACAAGTGGCAGCACAGCAACCCTCTCGGCTACGCGGACTGGTTCCGCGCCCGCTCGGAACTCTCCCGCGCCCTCCTCGAAAAGCGGCTCGTCGCCAGCGTCGCGAAGGTTCCCGAACACCACATCCGCAGCACCCTGCAGAGGCTCGTACAGATCCTCAAGTGGCACTGCATGCTCTTCTTCGCCGACGACCCCGACAACCGGCCGCCCTCCATCCTCCTGACCACACTCGCCGCCCGCGCCTACCGCGGTGAAGACGACCTGTTCACCGGCGTCCGCAACGTCCTCGCCGCCATGCCGTACTTCATCGAGAAGCACGACGGCCAGTGGCGGGTTTCCAACCCGGCCCACGAGGACGAGAACTTCACGGATAAATGGAACGAATACCCTGAGCGGCGTGAGGCGTACCTTTCCTGGTTCAGTGAAATCAACACGATCATGGACAACCTGGCCCTGACGGAATCCAAGGGCCTGCACGTGGTCTACTCCCAGCTCATCAAGTCCTTCGCGCCCGGCCCCGTGATGCACTCCTTCGCGAGCTACGGCGCCCGCATGAAAGCCCCCACCGGCCAGCGAATGAGCGCCACCGGGCTGCTCTCCGCAACCGCCGCAGGTCCCCGCAGGAAGCCGAACACCAACTATGGCCAGCATCCCGGCGCGCGCGGTTAA
- a CDS encoding DGQHR domain-containing protein → MAKQVKETVQIAGALCVQRGTRMLQAFADAITVSDHQEVDIFDPDTNEGYQRAPVTARVRKAARYYDEKKGRMPNPLLINIRKDDMDGERVVIVVDDDQAGYENAVLEGGNWIGTGRIEFTDDLSLWIYDGQHRAGGLNQLLGEQEDFEDFPVPISLTLGLDPGEEMREFYEVNTNAASVKTDLAWQLLTKMAEDNPELREMLAAEDKDWITRAYAVVDELEKLDGPWKGRFQEANRRKTRGDGVTIPKPQFARSLKPVLDMPSFKRADAATVAAVLNAYWAGIKQVMPEPFEEASDFVLQKGNGAVALHRVLPQVVEVVRSSGGRLGQPEGYAEVMSELPTLEGESVDNDGQRAIRSGADFWRVGSVASGFSGDAGRRRLSLLIQSRLPSPAESIQL, encoded by the coding sequence GTGGCCAAGCAGGTCAAGGAGACGGTTCAGATCGCGGGTGCGCTGTGCGTGCAGAGGGGCACGCGCATGCTGCAGGCGTTCGCCGACGCCATCACAGTGTCGGACCACCAGGAGGTCGATATCTTCGACCCCGACACGAACGAGGGCTACCAGCGGGCTCCTGTGACGGCCCGGGTGCGCAAGGCGGCCCGGTACTACGACGAGAAGAAGGGCCGGATGCCGAACCCGCTCCTGATCAACATCCGCAAGGACGACATGGACGGGGAGCGGGTCGTCATCGTCGTCGACGACGACCAGGCGGGATATGAGAACGCCGTCCTCGAAGGGGGAAACTGGATCGGCACCGGGCGCATCGAGTTCACCGACGACCTGTCGCTGTGGATCTATGACGGCCAGCATCGCGCCGGCGGTCTGAATCAGCTGCTGGGCGAGCAGGAGGACTTCGAGGACTTCCCCGTTCCCATCAGTCTCACCCTGGGCCTGGACCCTGGTGAGGAGATGCGCGAGTTCTACGAGGTCAATACGAATGCCGCCAGCGTCAAGACCGACCTCGCCTGGCAGCTGCTGACCAAGATGGCGGAAGACAACCCTGAGCTTCGCGAGATGCTCGCGGCAGAGGACAAGGACTGGATCACTCGCGCCTACGCCGTCGTCGACGAGCTGGAGAAGCTTGACGGTCCGTGGAAGGGCAGGTTCCAGGAAGCCAACCGCCGTAAGACCCGAGGTGACGGGGTGACCATCCCTAAGCCGCAGTTCGCCCGCTCCCTCAAGCCGGTGCTCGACATGCCGTCGTTCAAACGCGCGGACGCGGCGACCGTCGCAGCTGTACTCAATGCCTACTGGGCCGGCATCAAGCAGGTCATGCCCGAGCCGTTCGAGGAAGCGTCGGACTTCGTCCTGCAGAAGGGCAACGGAGCCGTGGCGCTGCACCGCGTATTGCCGCAGGTGGTCGAAGTGGTCCGCAGCAGTGGCGGGAGGTTGGGCCAGCCCGAGGGGTATGCCGAGGTGATGAGCGAGCTTCCTACCCTGGAGGGCGAGTCCGTCGACAACGACGGCCAGCGTGCAATCCGCTCGGGTGCCGACTTCTGGCGCGTCGGCTCGGTCGCCTCGGGATTCAGCGGTGACGCTGGCCGTAGGCGTCTCAGTCTCCTCATTCAGAGCCGTCTGCCCTCCCCTGCGGAGAGCATTCAGCTCTGA
- a CDS encoding PP2C family protein-serine/threonine phosphatase yields the protein MPVPIPRQRTIPPVESGQAQAAPAVGGPSKAADVRHEDAVDTVDTVDSVDTVDSVDALLDETTTVENGGPLNATPADGVHHGVSTTGMSTTGGSTAPACTAVGSTAVGSTVVGSAGMAATGTASAPHTPLTLLLIEEDPTAAPIVRDLHDSDGRPIRVRTARNLTEAERLLTHDVHCILLDLALPAPGKAGEPDDELAVLRHVLRLAPRHAVLALTASGDAERGAEAVRVGAQDYLFKDELDGRLLSRAIRYAVERKRSDTAERRLAEGRLRAQENARLERGLLPTPLLEGSPLRFAARYRPGRSRALLGGDFYDTVRTPDGTVHAMIGDVCGHGPDEAALGVELRIAWRALTLAGLCGDDLLNTLQQVLEHERDDDEIFATLCTVDIAPDGRRAGLCLAGHPAPLIARPDRPARLLPYDNNGPALGLLPGARWPRMQVELGAEWSLMLYTDGLIEGRIGGGRERLGQDGMVEIIRRQLSEGLRGEALLRATVNEVRELNGGELTDDVAVLLLDRMP from the coding sequence ATGCCCGTACCCATACCGCGGCAGAGAACGATCCCGCCCGTGGAGAGTGGTCAGGCGCAGGCCGCGCCCGCCGTCGGCGGCCCCTCCAAGGCAGCAGACGTTCGCCACGAGGACGCCGTGGACACGGTGGACACTGTCGACTCTGTGGACACTGTCGACTCCGTGGACGCTTTGCTCGACGAGACGACGACGGTCGAGAACGGCGGCCCGCTCAACGCCACGCCCGCCGACGGCGTCCACCATGGCGTGAGCACCACCGGCATGAGCACCACCGGCGGAAGCACCGCCCCGGCCTGCACCGCCGTGGGCTCGACCGCCGTGGGCTCCACTGTCGTGGGCTCCGCAGGCATGGCCGCCACCGGCACGGCCTCCGCCCCCCACACCCCCCTCACCCTCCTCCTGATCGAGGAGGACCCGACGGCCGCACCGATCGTCCGCGACCTGCACGACTCCGACGGCAGGCCGATCCGGGTGCGCACCGCCCGCAACCTCACCGAGGCCGAGCGGCTGCTCACGCACGACGTGCACTGCATCCTGCTGGACCTCGCGCTGCCCGCGCCCGGCAAGGCGGGCGAGCCCGACGACGAACTCGCCGTCCTGCGGCACGTGCTCCGTCTCGCGCCCCGGCACGCCGTACTCGCGCTCACCGCGTCCGGCGACGCCGAGCGCGGCGCCGAGGCGGTACGCGTGGGCGCCCAGGACTACCTGTTCAAGGACGAGCTGGACGGCCGGCTGCTGAGCCGCGCGATCCGGTACGCGGTGGAGCGGAAACGTTCCGACACGGCCGAGCGACGGCTCGCCGAGGGCAGGCTGCGCGCGCAGGAGAACGCCCGCCTGGAGCGCGGCCTGCTGCCCACGCCCCTCCTGGAGGGCTCCCCGCTGCGCTTCGCCGCCCGCTACCGCCCCGGCCGCTCGCGCGCGCTGCTCGGCGGCGACTTCTACGACACCGTCCGCACGCCCGACGGCACCGTGCACGCCATGATCGGCGACGTCTGCGGGCACGGCCCGGACGAGGCGGCGCTCGGCGTGGAGCTGCGCATCGCCTGGCGGGCGCTGACACTGGCGGGTCTGTGCGGGGACGACCTGCTGAACACGCTCCAGCAGGTACTGGAGCACGAGCGCGACGACGACGAGATCTTCGCGACGCTGTGCACGGTGGACATCGCGCCCGACGGCCGCCGCGCGGGCCTGTGCCTGGCCGGCCACCCGGCGCCGCTGATCGCCCGCCCGGACCGTCCCGCGCGCCTGCTGCCGTACGACAACAACGGCCCCGCCCTCGGTCTCCTGCCGGGCGCCCGCTGGCCGCGGATGCAGGTCGAGCTGGGCGCCGAGTGGAGCCTGATGCTGTACACCGACGGCCTGATCGAGGGTCGGATCGGCGGGGGCCGGGAACGGCTGGGTCAGGACGGCATGGTGGAGATCATCCGCCGCCAGCTCTCCGAGGGGCTGCGCGGAGAGGCGTTGCTGCGGGCCACGGTGAACGAGGTGCGTGAACTCAACGGGGGCGAGCTGACGGACGACGTGGCGGTGCTGTTGCTGGACCGCATGCCGTAA
- a CDS encoding class I SAM-dependent methyltransferase, whose amino-acid sequence MTSRAPARPVGTVTRGTTNPNRLRRMDRWIVAAHGAELRRAGEPVAVDLGYGAAPWTAVELLARLRSVAPRARVVGVEIEPARVAAAEPYAREGLVFRHGGFEIPVPRRPHLVRAANVLRQYDEDEVAAVWERLCARLAPADPVTGSRGGLLVEGTCDEIGRRHVWVALGPEGPRTVTFATRLGSLERPSDLAERLPKALIHRNVPGEPVHSFLRDFDRAWAAAAPYASYGARQRWIRAVRDLTADWPVTDGPVRWRQGEVTVRWGALTPRR is encoded by the coding sequence ATGACATCCCGCGCCCCCGCCCGCCCCGTGGGCACGGTCACGCGCGGGACGACCAATCCCAATCGGCTGCGCCGCATGGACCGCTGGATCGTCGCCGCGCACGGCGCTGAGCTGCGGCGGGCCGGTGAGCCGGTCGCCGTCGACCTCGGGTACGGGGCCGCGCCCTGGACGGCCGTCGAGTTGCTGGCGCGGCTGCGTTCCGTCGCTCCACGCGCGCGTGTCGTGGGCGTCGAGATCGAACCGGCCCGGGTCGCGGCAGCCGAGCCGTACGCGCGCGAGGGGCTGGTCTTCCGGCACGGCGGGTTCGAGATCCCCGTCCCCCGGCGGCCCCACCTCGTACGCGCCGCCAACGTCCTGCGGCAGTACGACGAGGACGAGGTCGCCGCCGTCTGGGAGCGGCTGTGCGCGCGGCTCGCGCCGGCCGATCCGGTGACCGGATCCCGTGGCGGACTGCTCGTCGAGGGGACCTGCGACGAGATCGGCCGACGGCATGTCTGGGTCGCGCTCGGGCCGGAGGGGCCGCGGACCGTCACCTTCGCGACCCGGCTGGGGTCCCTGGAGCGGCCCTCGGACCTGGCGGAGCGGCTGCCCAAGGCACTGATCCACCGCAACGTTCCGGGCGAGCCGGTGCACTCTTTCCTCCGCGACTTCGACCGCGCCTGGGCGGCCGCCGCGCCCTACGCGTCGTACGGCGCCCGCCAGCGGTGGATCCGCGCGGTGCGGGACCTGACGGCCGACTGGCCGGTGACGGACGGGCCGGTGCGGTGGCGGCAGGGGGAAGTGACGGTGCGGTGGGGGGCGTTGACTCCCCGGAGGTGA
- a CDS encoding CBASS cGAMP-activated phospholipase has protein sequence MTERFQILALDGGGFRGMFSAAVLARLEEDLGVRIADHFDLIAGTSTGGIIALGLGLGLSPQQILEFYTEHGPRIFRDRSRLRGLKHLMRAKYSAEPLRAALTEVFGERTFGESTKRLVITSYNVAADDVYLFRTPHLPGLKRDWREKAVNVALATSAAPTYLPGMPLDGARLVDGGIWANNPAMVALTEAVGPLSVPLDTIRVFSLGTTTDVRHRHRRLDRGGLLPWARDAVEVLMRAQSESAAKQVRHFVGKDDVLRLNPTVPTGALALDDVDTTTLSGWAGHVSRDVSPAVHRTFCDHLASAFVPLHSARKE, from the coding sequence GTGACGGAGCGTTTCCAGATTCTGGCCCTCGACGGCGGCGGCTTCCGTGGCATGTTCTCCGCCGCGGTCCTGGCCCGCCTCGAAGAGGATCTCGGTGTCCGCATCGCCGACCACTTCGACCTGATCGCCGGCACCTCGACAGGCGGAATCATCGCGCTGGGCCTCGGACTCGGGCTGTCCCCGCAGCAGATCCTGGAGTTCTACACCGAGCATGGGCCGCGCATCTTCCGGGACCGTAGCCGCCTGCGGGGCCTGAAGCACCTGATGCGCGCGAAGTACAGCGCGGAGCCGCTGCGCGCGGCCCTCACCGAAGTCTTCGGCGAACGGACCTTCGGAGAGAGCACCAAACGCCTGGTCATCACCTCCTACAACGTCGCGGCCGACGACGTCTACCTCTTCCGGACCCCGCATCTGCCCGGCCTCAAGCGCGACTGGCGCGAGAAGGCCGTCAACGTCGCGTTGGCCACCTCTGCCGCGCCGACCTACCTGCCCGGGATGCCTCTGGATGGAGCACGGCTCGTCGACGGCGGCATCTGGGCGAACAACCCGGCCATGGTCGCGCTGACCGAGGCCGTGGGCCCCTTGTCTGTGCCCCTCGACACGATCCGGGTGTTCAGCCTCGGGACCACGACCGACGTCCGCCACCGCCACCGCCGTCTCGACCGCGGCGGTCTGCTGCCCTGGGCCCGCGACGCGGTCGAGGTCCTCATGCGGGCACAGAGCGAGAGCGCCGCGAAGCAGGTACGCCACTTCGTCGGCAAAGACGACGTGCTCCGTCTCAACCCGACGGTCCCCACCGGCGCCCTCGCGCTGGACGACGTGGACACCACAACCCTCTCGGGATGGGCCGGACATGTCAGCCGCGACGTCTCCCCGGCCGTCCACCGCACTTTCTGCGATCACCTCGCGTCGGCTTTCGTCCCCCTCCACTCTGCTCGTAAGGAATGA
- a CDS encoding C40 family peptidase, with translation MGTGKRGLLAAAVSVVCAVTVLGAPGVAFASPGAPDPGPSSSATTSPAAGSSAPPLPSTASNKDLEAVHIKLEALYHDAAVATDDYNAAEEATKKQSAEIVELAKKIVAGQAKLDDLKDRAGAAARAQYRTGGLPDGARLMLSDDPAEFLDGAGRVLQGERATKGMIGELTRTQQDLEQYSKDASTQWQKLEAGRKTKAAAQKKIEKQIAAAEKLESQLEKEEKERLEQLERQDAQKAQTAWLDTGILAEINSAASVQGKRAVQFATAQMGKAYEWGAEGPDTFDCSGLTSEAWKSAGQAIPRTSQEQWKQLPHVAVEDMRPGDLIIYFDDASHVALYVGDGAIIHAPRPGRTVTLAGAGSMPILGVVRPDA, from the coding sequence ATGGGAACGGGCAAGCGCGGTCTGCTCGCGGCGGCTGTGAGCGTGGTCTGCGCGGTCACCGTGCTGGGGGCGCCCGGCGTCGCGTTCGCCAGCCCCGGCGCGCCCGACCCCGGGCCCAGTTCCAGTGCCACCACGTCACCGGCGGCGGGGTCTTCGGCCCCTCCGCTCCCCTCGACCGCGTCCAACAAGGACCTCGAGGCCGTCCACATCAAGCTCGAAGCGCTCTACCACGACGCCGCCGTCGCCACCGACGACTACAACGCGGCCGAGGAAGCGACGAAGAAGCAGTCCGCGGAGATCGTGGAGCTGGCCAAGAAGATCGTCGCGGGGCAGGCGAAGCTGGACGACCTCAAGGACCGCGCCGGCGCCGCGGCCCGCGCCCAGTACCGCACCGGCGGGCTGCCGGACGGGGCGCGGTTGATGTTGAGCGACGACCCGGCGGAGTTCCTCGACGGCGCGGGCCGGGTGCTCCAGGGCGAGCGCGCGACCAAGGGCATGATCGGCGAACTGACCCGCACCCAGCAGGACTTGGAGCAGTACTCCAAGGACGCCTCCACGCAGTGGCAGAAGCTGGAGGCGGGCCGCAAGACGAAGGCGGCGGCCCAGAAGAAGATCGAGAAGCAGATCGCGGCGGCCGAGAAGCTCGAGTCCCAGTTGGAGAAGGAGGAGAAGGAGCGCCTCGAACAACTGGAGCGGCAGGACGCCCAGAAGGCGCAGACCGCCTGGCTGGACACCGGCATCCTCGCCGAGATCAACAGCGCGGCGTCCGTACAGGGCAAGAGGGCCGTGCAGTTCGCCACCGCGCAGATGGGCAAGGCGTACGAGTGGGGCGCCGAGGGCCCGGACACTTTCGACTGCTCCGGACTGACCTCCGAAGCCTGGAAGAGCGCCGGCCAGGCGATACCGCGCACCTCGCAGGAGCAGTGGAAGCAGCTCCCGCACGTCGCCGTCGAGGACATGCGCCCCGGCGACCTGATCATCTACTTCGACGACGCCAGCCATGTCGCGCTGTACGTGGGCGACGGCGCGATCATCCACGCCCCGCGCCCGGGACGGACGGTCACGCTCGCCGGGGCGGGTTCGATGCCGATACTCGGGGTCGTCCGACCGGACGCGTGA
- a CDS encoding XRE family transcriptional regulator: MSTQAFERSRLRTARELAGWSQTQLARASGLTPAAISQFESGAVRPSPETSSVLASVLGVPQEFFHEAMVESHEGFFRSLRRTSVSDRRRARAIAHVAHDLAVHASSAQRFCAGDVPMLPVSGLQAERAEVEEVAAQVRKIWGLPSGPVSDVVGLLEARGVAVIRLPLDNTDVDAFSLPFPDHPVVVLGTDKDDRARSRFDSAHELAHLVLHGEQIWGVKEVETQAHQFAAAFLMPAEDIHDQLPTTVDWPALFALKRQWQVSLAALLMRARTLGRMNENTYLTAIKAASARGWRRVEPVPLGRPEQPTRLLAYLASVDSAPARAILPAQIVESLQTASAA, from the coding sequence ATGAGCACGCAGGCGTTCGAGCGCTCTCGGCTGCGGACCGCCCGCGAACTGGCAGGTTGGAGCCAGACGCAGCTCGCCCGCGCGAGCGGGCTCACTCCTGCCGCGATCAGCCAGTTTGAGAGCGGCGCGGTACGACCCAGCCCGGAGACGAGCAGTGTCCTGGCCTCGGTACTTGGGGTGCCTCAGGAGTTCTTCCACGAAGCGATGGTCGAAAGCCACGAGGGCTTCTTCCGGTCGCTGCGCCGGACGTCGGTGTCCGACCGCCGCCGTGCGCGGGCCATCGCTCACGTGGCTCACGACCTGGCCGTCCATGCCTCATCCGCGCAGCGGTTCTGTGCCGGCGACGTGCCGATGCTCCCCGTGAGCGGACTGCAGGCGGAACGGGCGGAGGTCGAAGAGGTTGCGGCTCAGGTACGGAAGATCTGGGGACTGCCTTCCGGACCGGTGTCCGACGTCGTTGGACTTCTTGAGGCGCGTGGTGTCGCGGTGATCCGTCTCCCCCTCGACAACACGGATGTCGACGCCTTCTCCCTGCCTTTTCCTGATCATCCCGTTGTCGTCCTGGGTACCGACAAGGACGACCGAGCCCGGTCCCGCTTCGACAGCGCACACGAACTCGCCCATCTAGTGCTGCACGGCGAGCAGATCTGGGGCGTAAAGGAGGTCGAGACCCAGGCCCACCAGTTCGCGGCGGCCTTCCTTATGCCCGCAGAAGACATCCACGACCAATTGCCGACCACTGTCGACTGGCCAGCCCTCTTCGCGCTCAAACGGCAGTGGCAGGTGTCCCTGGCCGCTCTGCTCATGCGTGCCCGGACCCTGGGGCGCATGAATGAGAACACCTATCTAACCGCCATCAAGGCGGCGTCTGCCCGGGGATGGCGCCGTGTTGAACCGGTCCCTCTTGGTCGGCCGGAGCAGCCGACAAGGCTCCTCGCTTACCTTGCCTCTGTCGACAGCGCCCCGGCGCGAGCCATCCTGCCGGCCCAGATCGTGGAAAGCCTCCAGACCGCGTCAGCGGCATGA
- the mshA gene encoding D-inositol-3-phosphate glycosyltransferase: MSQYVNRLGRRSTAAPSRLRLHRRPRRVAMLSVHTSPLHQPGTGDAGGMNVYIVELAQRLAAINIEVEIFTRATTGGLPPTVELAPGVLVRHIDAGPYEGLAKEDLPAQLCAFTHGVMQAWAGHRPGYYDLVHSHYWLSGHVGWLAAQRWGAPLVHAMHTMAKVKNANLADGDTPEPAARVIGETQIVAAADRLIANTAEEADELVRHYHADPGKVAVVHPGVNLDRFRPADGRAAARARLDLPQDALVPLFAGRIQPLKAPDVLLRAVAVLLDERPELRSRLVVPVVGGPSGSGLAKPEGLQKLAARLGIADVVRFRPPVGQDQLADWFRAASVLVVPSYSESFGLVAIEAQAAGTPVLAASVGGLPVAVRDGETGFLVQGHDPADYARVLARFADGPELPARMGAAAAAHAQSFGWDTAAAATADVYAAATQAHRRGVRSDHG, from the coding sequence GTGAGCCAGTACGTCAACAGGCTCGGGCGTCGCTCTACGGCGGCCCCCTCGCGGCTCAGGCTCCACCGCCGCCCCCGCCGCGTAGCGATGCTCTCCGTGCACACCTCACCGCTCCACCAGCCCGGCACCGGCGACGCCGGCGGCATGAACGTCTACATAGTCGAGCTCGCGCAGCGCCTCGCCGCGATCAACATCGAGGTGGAGATCTTCACGCGGGCGACCACCGGCGGCCTCCCGCCGACCGTCGAACTGGCCCCCGGAGTCCTCGTCCGGCACATCGACGCCGGCCCCTACGAGGGCCTCGCCAAGGAGGACCTCCCGGCCCAGCTGTGCGCGTTCACGCACGGTGTGATGCAGGCCTGGGCCGGCCACCGCCCCGGCTACTACGACCTCGTCCACTCGCACTACTGGCTCTCCGGCCACGTCGGCTGGCTGGCCGCCCAGCGCTGGGGCGCCCCCCTGGTGCACGCCATGCACACCATGGCCAAGGTCAAGAACGCCAACCTGGCCGACGGCGACACCCCCGAGCCCGCCGCCCGTGTCATCGGCGAGACCCAGATCGTCGCCGCCGCCGACCGCCTCATCGCCAACACGGCGGAGGAGGCCGACGAACTCGTACGGCACTACCACGCCGACCCCGGCAAGGTCGCCGTCGTGCACCCCGGCGTCAACCTCGACCGCTTCCGCCCCGCCGACGGCCGCGCCGCCGCCCGCGCCCGCCTCGACCTCCCCCAGGACGCCCTGGTCCCCCTCTTCGCGGGCCGCATCCAGCCCCTGAAGGCCCCGGACGTCCTCCTGCGCGCGGTCGCCGTCCTCCTCGACGAGCGCCCGGAGCTGCGCTCCCGCCTCGTCGTCCCCGTGGTCGGCGGCCCCAGCGGCAGCGGCCTCGCCAAACCGGAGGGCCTGCAGAAGCTGGCCGCGCGGCTGGGCATCGCGGACGTCGTACGGTTCCGTCCGCCGGTCGGCCAGGACCAGCTCGCGGACTGGTTCCGCGCCGCGTCCGTCCTGGTCGTGCCCTCCTACAGCGAGTCGTTCGGCCTGGTCGCCATAGAGGCGCAGGCGGCCGGCACCCCGGTGCTCGCGGCCTCCGTCGGCGGCCTCCCGGTGGCCGTCCGGGACGGCGAGACGGGCTTCCTGGTGCAGGGCCACGATCCGGCCGACTACGCGCGCGTGCTCGCACGTTTCGCCGACGGCCCCGAACTCCCCGCCCGCATGGGCGCGGCCGCCGCCGCGCACGCCCAGTCCTTCGGCTGGGACACCGCGGCCGCCGCCACCGCCGACGTCTACGCGGCCGCGACCCAGGCCCACCGCCGTGGCGTACGCTCCGATCATGGGTGA
- a CDS encoding helix-turn-helix domain-containing protein: MASLNVGNLGEYLREQRRNAQLSLRQLADAAGVSNPYLSQIERGLRKPSAEVLQQVAKALRISAETLYVRAGILDAERDRDEVETRAVVLADPTLTEQQKQVLLQVYESFRKENGFVDGDSGDGAVDAQERKRKQEQKQDHESDADPQQTAS, translated from the coding sequence ATGGCATCGCTCAACGTCGGCAATCTTGGTGAGTACCTGCGGGAGCAGCGGCGCAATGCGCAGTTGTCGCTTCGGCAGCTCGCCGACGCCGCCGGGGTGTCCAATCCGTATCTGAGCCAGATCGAGCGCGGGCTGCGCAAGCCGAGCGCGGAGGTGTTGCAGCAGGTCGCCAAGGCCCTGCGGATCTCCGCCGAGACGCTGTACGTGCGGGCCGGGATCCTCGACGCGGAGCGGGACCGGGACGAGGTGGAGACGCGTGCCGTCGTCCTCGCCGATCCCACGCTGACCGAGCAGCAGAAGCAGGTGCTGCTCCAGGTCTACGAGTCCTTCCGCAAGGAGAACGGATTCGTGGACGGCGACAGTGGCGACGGTGCGGTGGACGCCCAGGAGCGGAAGCGGAAGCAGGAACAGAAGCAGGACCACGAGAGCGACGCCGATCCGCAGCAGACGGCCAGTTGA